CCCTTATTTTCATTTAAGCTGTATGAGTTTGGTTAAGTCACTCTTTATTTAGGGCCATTGTTAAACAGGCGTTATGTCATTGGAGTACTAGGTATAGATAGgtagtgcaaaataaaaaatgtttctgatagccaaaaatgtaatcaataaagGCTGGAGTTGGGAGGATGTTGAACATATCCGAAAACTACTTCCTCCTtggcagctctctaacctcttagtgacTTGGAGGGGCACATAAGACAACTGTTCAGTTACtttgcttttgatccttagcAATCTAAAggaacagttatatcccatatTCCCCCAAGTTACTGATTACAAACTTGTAACAGATAAGAGaactgcaaaggaggaagttagTGTTCTGGCAATTATGTAGACTTTATTTTTGACTATATTGAaaagttttattttgcacagcctatctatttccccagtttaatttttactgtAAACCGTTTAAAACCCTTCCTACATTTGGTCTTTTGGTTTCTGATCTTTAAGGGATATCAATGGTAAAAATCCTCCAGCCACCACATCCCTAATCCTGCAAAATCCTGAATGAAGTCCTTATTGCTTAATGTATTTCAATTGTTTGCCAGAAAGCCCACATACAAATAAGCATTATTTGGTGTAAAGTGTGTAAATGATGTGGCCAGTTAAATGCATATCCTTGTGTATCATTTGCTTAGTCAGTGGGCAAACCTTATTTATCTCTTCTCAGGCAGTAATACAATATTTGTCCTTAGCAGTTGGGGACTTACTGAGAAACATGTTTGAGACCCAGTGTCTGAGGCAATTGTaacattaatacattttaaataaaaatggaccGTTACAAAGCAGTTACATTGAGTTCTGTTAAATAGTATTCTTAATCTAGTTGACACAGGTAAGGTATTTGGCAGCTGCTTTAAGCACGCTATAATGGCTTTATAACTGGTCTTTCGGTGTTATGGAGAAAAACTTACAGGTGGGTTTTTTCAAAACTTGGTGTCCCTTCTCCatggtgtttaaatgatttgtttcaCATTTGATCATGTGACACATTGCTAAACCCTACATTTCTAATCTATAAAATGGGTATcgcatttttgctttttttttttttttttattcggaaCTGGTACTATGGCCCTGCACTCTAATGGAGTTTGTCTCAAACTTTTTTCCAAATTTTCCAGCAGTTAGCATGGTTTTTGCAGAAATGGCTGCTTTTGTTGAATTACAACAATAAACAACTTTGATTTAAAAGAAACCTTTTCTATTTGAAAAACAAGATCAAAGAGTTGTTTCCATTTCTTTTTAAAGTGAAAATTGTGGGGCTGAAATCCCTTCGTAGCAAAATAAGTTTGCTACCATCGTGCAAGGCAAGTAGGACATTCTAGATCTTAAACATGCTCTTTGTTGCTATTAACAGGGATATCAGACCACTTATATTTCTCTCCTCTTTTTACCTTGCAGGAAGCAATGATGGATTTCTTTAATGCCCAGATGCGCCTTGGTGGATTGACTCAAGCGCCTGGAAATCCTGTACTGGCTGTTCAGATCAATCAAGACAAAAACTTTGCCTTCTTGGAGGTAAGTAAAGCTTGTGGAAAGTGGCATTGTGCCGAATAGGAATGTATGTATAAAACACTTAAAGCaatactttcatgggaaaacaaattttttttttttttttttttcaaaatgcatcagttaatacagTTTTTcccatcagaatcctgcattgaaatctgttaagtgcaaaaaattttatttaaatttcacatggggctagccatattcttcctttcccacagccatgtgacttgtgatcttataaacttcagtctcactttagtGCTGATTGGTGAGAAAGGGAGCAAGATggaagctcccagtagatatcagaatagcactcaatagtatgaaatccaagtctgacttgggactcctccagttacatgggagaagagaaacaataggttacctgaaagcagttctaatatgtagcgctggcaccttctgaaagctcagactcaggcacaatgcactgagatggtgcctacacaccaatattacagctaaaaaaaaacaatttgttcGAGAAtgaaattgtaaatggtagagggaattatttgctacatAAAGTGTTACACTGtttaagtacaccataaaaatcatgactgtatccctttaaattgcATCCACCTTTACTGCGCTATGGCCACCTTATGTTCATGGTATACTGAAGTTATACATGTTTTTGCATTAAAGTTACTGTGGGTGGAAATTGGTATGAATGCTCAGTTGGACACTTCATATCCTAAAGTTTATCATTCCTTGAAGGTGCATTTTTAGCCACAgaaggagcggggggggggggggttaaagctCAGTTCAAATTTCCAAAATCTGCTGCTAATCATTCATTACCCTCCAATTCTCATTGGCTCTTTGCTAAAGAATTCAATGACAAAACCAAAGTTAGCCCACTGACCTATATTTCTGAAATAACTCCTGTAATTGTAGACCACTCAAcattccccccccctttttttttttgtagtttcgtTCTGTTGATGAAACAACACAGGCAATGGCTTTTGATGGGATAATTTTTCAAGGCCAGTCTCTCAAAATAAGGCGTCCTCATGATTACCAGCCTTTACCAGGCATGTCTGAAAACCCATCCGTGTATGTACCAGGTAAGCTGATTTCATACCTGATTTAAATGTTCCTTGAAGAAATAGAGGGAGAAATCTGCCTCAACTATGTGCCActagaaatcttttttttacttctgttagGTTTTATGGTTATGCTGTAACAGTGGTTAGGTTCCTGACGCAAGCTGTAATATACAATAGTTTACTAAATATGAAAATAATGCCTTTTATTTTACTTAGCAGAGCacagtacacatttattattacagagcctGCAGTTCCAGCCAGGACTTCAGAGCAAAAAAGGAAtacatggaaaatattattttttctttttcccaatATCAATCCTTTCTTAACAGGGGTGGTTTCTACAGTTGTCCCTGACTCTGCACACAAGCTTTTCATTGGAGGTTTACCCAACTATCTGAATGATGACCAGGTAACCATGGAGTCATTAAGCCTATGGGTTGGTAATTTCAGGCTTActtatttgttatttttcataCCTGGGAATGTTTGATTTGGCTTTCCCATCCATTTGAACGGAGGTCTGTAATATGGACCGCTCCCCTGATGTGTTCCATTGCATCCAGCCTTCCCGTAAGCAATGCCAGCAGGAAGGCAATAAGGTTGAATGGTCACACTCCACATTAGTACCAGTCCCCTAATTGAAGTGTGGAGCTACACTAGCAAACTGCACAGGGAGCTGTGCTGTTTCTACTGGCACTGCACTTGTTAGGGGATAAGTGGGTCATGTGGGCCTTACAGTGCAGAATATTGCACTTCACCATCTAAAATATTTTGGGTGGGCTTGTGAACtaacctttttatttttcagcTTTCTGGCACTGAACTAATCTATAGGTAACAAACTTATGGTGTTGGTTTACTGATTAATATAACTATGCAATACAATTTCAGGAATGGAATTGCAGCTATTTTGTACATGGAAACCGTTTTTTATAGGGGAGCCTGTATTTCCATTGGTATAATAAGAACTGACTTACTGAAGCCTGAAGCATTCTCCCTTATTTCTCTAAATTCTTTATTTGATATGACTGTTCTCTTGAAGCATTTCCTTGCCCCCTGTTGCTCAGTAAATAACCTTTTGGATTATTTTCATTCGCAGGTCAAAGAATTGCTTACATCTTTTGGGCCTTTAAAAGCATTTAATTTGGTAAAAGACAGTGCCACAGGCCTATCAAAAGGCTATGCCTTTTGTGAATATGTGGATATTAATGTCACAGATCAGGTAAGAAATCGGTTTATTAAACCATTAAAACTAAACTGTAGTGACTGTGAAATAATCTAGTCTGACTTCTAACATAGTAAATCGGAATGCCAAACTGTCAATTTTATTTCTTGGCACTAGGAAAATTAATGATGATGCATCATAACCAATTTTCTAAAGTAACggattattaaaaatatatacctgcactttcctttttaaaatgttatatagcAGTGTACACCCTTCCAAGTTTCCCCACTCGGGTACTAAGGGCATTCTATTTTTATACTCCACATGCTTCAACACTTAGCTGTTCGTTCTGTACACTTGCTTGGCCTTCTACATTTGTAACTCCTAGATGTTTCCAATCTTTTCACTTTCCATTATATAAAAGAATGCATTGATAAACTGGCAGAGAGGTGGCATCCTATGATAGCCGTTAAGTTTCCATTCCGCTACCAATCCCGATACACCTGTCTGCAATGGGTGGGGCTTAGATGGAAATTCCATTAATTACAAACAGTTTACTTGCTTTTTGATCGTATGATATGCAAGCGTCTTCTAAGCTGATAGCAGCAGCCACATAAGATATTTGTAGCCCAGTGTTTTATTGGGCTTTCTTTCAGAATGTTTATAAACATCTGCTTTCTAACACTTAGTTTTCTTTAACTGGTTTACCACTGTGCACATTAGGTGAAATCTGTGTTTGCTTGACCATGTTTTGTTTCCCTAGGCAATTGCTGGACTGAATGGGATGCAACTGGGTGATAAAAAGCTTTTGGTACAGAGGGCAAGTGTTGGAGCTAAGAATGCAACTCTGGTAAGGATACTGTTTAGTCCCACGCACAGTTTAGATTAGAGtagttttatattttgtaaactTTCTACAATAAAGTAGAACTTGAAGAAAAAACATAGGCAGAATGCATGTCCAGTGTATAAAGTCATATCTATAGAAAATGTTTCTAACTTGAGTAAAATCACATATACCTGTTAGATGTTTAGCATACTAATGGAGTAGAGGTCACTGACATTATAGACTAAAGAGAAAAAATACTATGTTTGTTGTCTTCCAGTAACTGGCAGAGCTCATGTAGATATGTGTGTTGCTTTCTAAtgttctgtgtattttttttttttcatttgtagagCACAATAAACCAGACTCCCGTGACCCTTCAAGTCCCTGGTCTTATGAGTTCTCAGGTGCAGATGGGTGGTCATCCAACAGAGGTGTTGTGCCTAATGAATATGGTGCTGCCAGAAGAGTTGTTAGATGATGATGAGTATGAGGAGATAGTGGAGGATGTTAGGGATGAGTGTGGCAAATATGGCGCTGTCAAATCAATTGAAATACCACGTCCAGTGGATGGAGTTGAAGTGCCAGGATGCGGCAAGGTAAGTGCTGTAATCTTACACTTTATTAAGGTTTCATTGGTTGTTGCCAGTATTGTCaaatgtcatggtttttatgcctttttacggcatttttttttttttttttttttagagaaatgttaaatgtataattatgCACATTTTGTTTCAGATCTTTGTAGAATTTACGTCAGTCTTTGATTGCCAGAAAGCCATGCAAGGACTCACTGGGCGCAAATTTGCTAACAGAGTGGTGGTTACAAAATACTGTGATCCTGATGGTTACCACCGCCGTGATTTCTGGTAGAATGGAAGCGAAATGGCGGGCTGAGATGAGCTAGGATCGAGAGGCTGGGGGAATATCAGAAGgaccttcattttattttatttttttcttttgcaggaggctttttttttttctgattgtgtttatatttttatggCCAAAAGTAATTTTTTCCCTCCTTGAAACATCATGACCACCTCACTAATCCTTTTAAGGAATTAAATTTGAGACCTATTCTTTGACCATCACACCCCCCACACAATGTAAAATAACCCCAGAACCTCCCCTTCCCCACTCCCCCTTCTTGCCCCCAAGGACCATAAAGAATCTCAGTGGTGGTTATACTGTAGTAAAATGTTGTCTTTTCTTGATTTTCTTTCTGTGACCGTTTCATATTTGCAAAGACAAAATTGCTCATTAAACATTTTgttgtattttactttttattctttacagAGTGTATGGATTTTTTGAAGCCATCTCAATTAAAGAATGTTTTCATCTTTCCTGGGGGTGTTTTTACCTATTTTGACAGGAAAAAAAGTCACTGGAGCGAGTGTTCTTGTGTTTGTGACTCCAATTGACACTGTAGCATACAATGTGTAGTGTCCCAAACCTACTCAACCAGTCTTGCAAACCTAAACCTAGAATGTGTGATTCCTAAAGCAAGTCAGACCTAGCTTGGCCTGCCTTTAATTTTCTTGTATATGTATTGTCACCAAAAATGAAGTAAAGGTTATTTGCTAGTTATTAAACttgttttatttacatgttagTGCTTCCTCTCATTCAGATTTATTAACACATTAACTTGTCAGATTTCTGAACAAGGCCACCTGCCTTCTCCTATgcagcaggtacatgggtgggCAGCACGGTCAGTGTATAGATGAGAGAAACCCTGTGTGTTCATTAGCTCTGAATCTAAGCTTTACCTCCTGGTATGTGGTCTCTGCTGTTATTACCTTCTCATAACTAGAAGTGACCTCTTCTAGTTATTAGAACCCTGTTGGACCTCAGTGCTATTTTATGCAGCAAAAccaataatgcagtgtttttttgctCTGATCCTGAACATGAGAAATGAAGTGGCAAGGAGATGCCAAAGCCTAAAATAAAACAAGTCTAAAAGGCAGAACACTGAAGCGTGGTAAAAACCGAGCACAAGACACTGCCTTTTTAGgcagaaaaataaattgttgcctaTTTAAAGTACAGTGGATCCTTGGTCCTCCATGTGAGCTGTATATAGGCACTCTGCATCACTATGGAAGGCACACAAAGCTTGGAAAGCAAAATGATCTGTAATAGAGCTAGGTCTAATGCTATGCCACTATGAGTACGGTTTGTGACTTGTGTTGGCATGTAAGCATATATGTAAGCTCACGAAGCATCATTGTGTTGGGTATATAAATACCAAAGTTTAGCGAAAGCTGTGCTGACAGTATCACAGTATCTCCTATATATTCTGTTGCACCAAGGCTCAAGGGATCTGGGCAGGGATTTTTCTGGTGCCCCTCATGCAGTGCCCTGTAGCATTGCTGTATAAGAGAAACCCACACACTGTGATACTAATGGGTCAAAGATCTCTCAACTCCAGACTTACTTGCCACTCTTGGTGTTGGACAAATGACTGAGTTACAGTATCAGAGAAAAATATAGACCAAGACAACAGAAAAGagtgaaaaatgttgctttattGCAACTTATTTGGTTAAATCCAGCGAAAAACATGGGGCATATCTGATCTGGGGGCACAGTACAACTTGAGTACCTTTGTCCTGACCCAGTGGCTCCCTGCTGGCACCCTATGCACTCCTATCAACCAACAACTTCTAAGTACAAGATCCACTGAGTAATGAAAGTAGGTAAGTAACACAGGAGAGAAGCCTGTGTGTGACTACAACTAGAGCTTTGGGATTATGGATAATCCATGTTTGTGTGGTTAACTGCTCCGCATCTTCCAGTATTTCACCTGCAATACAGTCTGCCTGCTCAGAACTGACACGGCTGAGGATACCTAGAATAAATGAAAAGATATTGGAGATGATGGGGAAGCAGTGACCCTATAGTATCATGTACCTTGACACATGTGCTATGTTATGAAACATCTGTATTGTTACATGATTTATCATTTCAAGCTGTTAAAGCTGATTGGTAAGGAAAAGAAGAGAATAAAAGCAGACATGGATGTCCTGTCCTCCCTTTCTCTGCATTTTGACCATGTCTAATTAGGCAAACGCATAAATACTGGGCAAACTTGCACCTGGGCagaaacccataacaaccaatcagtgataagcCTTTCTCAGCTTGCTGTGGGTTGAACAATTAAAGGAAACGTGATTGTTTTCAGTGGTACTGCCCagctgcaaatttgcccatataGGTTCCACAAATTAAAAGTTACACTGatggtttattatttttaatgttccaaccacatatactgtaaatgtgcTTAATATAGAGGTTCTGTTTCAAATATTCTGTCATTGTCTGCACAACTTTCTTTTAGGATAAAGTATTTAAGCTCTGGAGTCCAAGCTACACCAGATTAGCACTCCCCAAAACCACTGCCTCGGCTCAACTGCATCTCTCTGATATACCAATATATGTCTATAGGAAGAGCCTTGAGGCTGCTCTAGTAAATTAAAGGCCAGGGGGATGATTCTAAAGATCTAGTTAGGTTTTTATTTAAAAGCAACCCTGCAATTATGAAAAGTGCTTCTGATTATTCAATGATTGGATAACCACAGAGCTCCAGCAGCTTTTCAAATTAGGGGACTCAAACTGTCATGAAAAAGACGAGGCATTCCATGAAGGGTGGAATTTGGCTGAGCGGGGCAGGATTGGGCAGGTCAGGGGTATGTCCAGGTGAGTGTGCATCATTACTCAGGGCAACAGGCTAACCAGACTGGAACACTAACAAAACCCCATCAACCAAGAAATGTTTGAACAATAACACAATGAATGCTACTGTATAAATATGAAGAATTGTTAACCCTCTCTTTCCAAGCACTGAGAAACTTCACTAGAAAACGGGTGAACTAATTTCGGTAGAAAAAGATATTATGCTACATAAACATTTTTACTAATCTCTTTGGTTGTCACTTTCTTTGGTTAGCATAATGTTCTGTACCATGGTTACTGTGGCTGACAGGTACCACTAAGCACCTATCTACTATCACCCCTTCATCCCTTCCCATTTCCCCCTGCACCTCAACACACCAtacatatatactaatatatactaaacctcgtttcgtacgatattcggtgcgtgtatggcaagtcggcgagtcgaccaatatcgcaggaggctgctgatatcggtcgccgatcggccaggttaaaagattttgatcgggcgctatagaaggcgcctgatcaaaatctgccgtcagggctgaattggcagaaggaggtagaaatcctattgtttctacctccttatctgccgtttcagccctgagcgttagtggctgattgaacgatcttttgaaagatcgcaaatcgccacgtctgtggccaccttaaacTGATACATTTACAGTACAAACTGACCTCACAGTGGATGGGGCAGCACAGAACTCAACATTTCAGCCAGACAAGAGCCACTTACTGCATTCTGAAGCACAGTGACGTTCACTCCTTCCAGGGCAGAACCGGATCTGATCTTATATATAAGAAACCACTCCCAGGTCGTGAATCCTTGAATGAGATGTCAGAATTAGAAAGGAAGGCAAGTCATAGGGTGTCCCACCAGCATCAATCCAAACTATCTTGAACAAAGAAATGCTTCTACTTACCACCCATTGTTCTATTAATTGGGTTaatcacctttaaattatttttacatatgaTATTCTGAGGCTATTTGCAgtcgatttttatttttttagttatttaacttttccttcagcagttctccagtttggaatttcagtagcaatctggttgctagggttttgtttaccttagcaaccaggcagtgggtttaaatgaaagactggaatatgaataggagaggggctgaatagtaagataagtaatacaaagtaacaatattaatacatttgtaagtgaacagagcaatagtttttggctgtcgggatcagtgacccccatttgaaagctggaaaaatgtagaagtgggAGGCAAATATTTGGaaactaaataatgaagaccaaccgcaaagttactaggaattggacattctataacatagtaaaagttaatgtaagggtgaaccacccctttaagcagaaATATGCAGGAAATTTTCACTTGAGGATCTACAGATATCCCAGGAGAAATGGAGTCAAAATAATTGTAGTTGGGGTCTGCAGACTTGGTGTGGCTCTACCAAGGTGTAGCTCAGCTAGAACTATGTCATGTTGctctctaaaggcccccatacacgggctgatagaagctgccgatatcggtcccttggaccgactcggcagcttattggcctgtgtaggggcctgaaattggccagatatcgttcagccaggttagaaaatccagtcggatcggggaccgcatcggctcgttgatgcggtccccgaaccgactgccccgtggccgcaaatgtaatccgaacgtttggccccagggccaaacgattggattattttttgtttaacctacttgctacccgatatcgcccacccgtaggtggggatatcaggtgaagatccgctcgcttggcgatctgcccgtgtatggccagcttaagggtgttAAGCAGATAACCTCTGTAACAGCAATGTTCTTTTATAAATGGTGTTGGGTTTTCAGTTGGGGGATTCTTAAAATATTGGTTTGGACCCAAACATGGGTGCCCGTGCTGTTTAGAGTAAGTCCCCTTGGTGAAGTTTTATCCTACAATAGAATATTGAAGTTCAAATAAGGATCCTGACTGGTTCTAAAACAGCTTTTGGGCTGTGAAGCAAATTTGGTAAGAAATACTTCTTTAGATGCTACACCTTTATATACAGGGgtctttaaaggtaaaatataccctttcccctttttgacatgagctcagtCAGATGTATAAACACTCCTAGATATAAATATCTGTGGCAGGGTAGATAACCAGGACTCAATGTACTTCTTCTCACCTGAACACTTGACTCCACAGTCAGCCAGATAAGAATGCAAATGTCGATCTATTAGATAGGGACATTGCAAGAGCTGAGTCTCATTCCCCACGCACTGGAAGCTGTCCAGCCCACTATAAACCCCACCTGGCCCATATTTCCCATTTGTAGATATTTCAGTTGCCGTTCCGCAGTTCAGCTCTTGGCACACTACATGTGCATCGATCAGATCCCACATCGGATAGCAAATAGTGCCCCATTTTTGTGCATAGAAAACCTCCACTCGCCCTTCACATGGGCTTGGTCCGATAAGGCGGACTTGCAAGTCTGAAGAACACAATAAAGACCAAAATAAGCACAAAAGTACATAAGTACTGAATAAGTACCTGCCATCCCCATAGAAATGCACTATACATCTGTATGCAGCCTTTGCCTATAGCCCAAAGCATTAAGGGAACTATTAGGAATTTAGCAGCATAATCCAACACCATTGCACAACAGCTCATAGACCTCGTTCTCTCCTGTCAGATGCTGGGCTCAGCTTGTCTACAAAGTAGAAGGACCTTTTAGATTCTCTCAGAAAACAAAACTGATCTATAAATGTATGTCAagcattttcacatttttgtgtCCTTTAAAGCAGCTGAGCAGGCAGATGCATAGACTAATTTTACTGGAGATTTACTGCCTCCTCTGAATTATATTACATTACAACAGATCAATCTCACTTAGCAGCTCCATATGCCTTAGCAATAATATTTGCATGTACCTGTAACTTTGCTTATGCTCATACTTAATACTTGCCTTGGGAGGGGGCGGCCATTTGTCATGATACAATTTCAGAGGTAATGGAACCAAACTGCTTTAAAAGACAAATACGTTCAAAAACATAGGGAGGAATGACAAATCTATAGGCAGGTCAATGTGACCAAACTTCAATCTTTCACCTTGGGCCATTGTGTTCACAAATCAGAAATGGCGATATAATTGGGAACACAACCAGACTGGATCAGTGTCATACTGAGTGCAAATAACTGAATTTAACATTGTTATAATTAGATATTTAGAAAATGGCATAATTAAACAACTGCACCAGTACAGTTTCATATGTTTTATATCAGTtatcttttcttttaaacatgTTCCTTATAGCTCATCAGTTTGAGCTCTTCCCCATCTGTGCCTGTAACCTTTGATTGTAACACATTTCACAGGCTTTAAATAGGGCCACGGATTTTTAGCCTAATGGTCTGATTCAGCCTTTGAATCATATGAAGCAATGTTCTTAAGTTTCTGGATAAATTGTGATTGGTTGGGCTGATCAGTGCATTTTACACATGCAATTTGCTCATTTTCATTACCCCGTTCAGGTGACCCTCCAAAAGGATATGCGCAGGTTTGTTTTGATTAATGAGAAAATCAACAGTAAGATTTGGTAGTACTTATGTGTTTAGTAGGCAACCAAATGAATCATGTACATGGAGTGAACATAGGAACACCACTGGTGGTTTGGCATTAAAGTAAGTGAGAAGATCCAACACAGTCAAATGAAAGGGTGGGGGTTTATAAATCACATATGACATATCCAAATCAGGACAATGTAAGGCTGTTGGAGTTTTTAGTAGGTAAAAGAATGAAGGGTGAACATTGAACCCAATGTAAACTGACTAATAGTAGTCAGTCTATTTCACAAGCAGTCAAATCCCTTCTGGTACTGGCCTTCATCAGTGTCCTTTTGGGGCCCTGCTATTTTCTGCTACCATACCAACAGGGAACCTACTAGCTCTAGAGAGATATGGCTAGATTTTATGAGGTACAGGCAAGGAGGAGTCAAATCGTGGTCTGACAGGCAAATGGTCAGTGTCAAAGAACGGGTACAGGttctaaaaacaaaataaggatattagtacTAGGTATTAGACAGGATCTGAGCTTGAAACCAGCTTGGACAAGAGAGCCATGCAACAACTAGGCTTACATACTTACATACCTAAAAGGGCACCAAAGCTCCTAGCAATGGCGCCCAGATGTCAAGGTGCCTTGCAAACCATCAAATGAAAACCCCTGATCACACTGATTATATAAAGAGTATACTTGTCCTAGAAACTGTGACCCCCTACCCCTGTCCCTCCCAGGCTGggggcttttttttaatttaaataaaaaaagaaaatataggcacccgaggaCAGCCCTCCCCTGTGCTGCTCTAGGCAGAGGCATTTGGGTGCctcattataaatatgcccctatcgTAGTGTTTCAATTCCTCATGTGGtccagatcccatacagcagacttGGATCAGGGAGTTAATACTAAGCCTGATTTCCTCGTCGCTACTATGTCCCCTTCACTTAGACAAGCAGAACCTTGGGGAGAGCTA
The sequence above is a segment of the Xenopus tropicalis strain Nigerian chromosome 7, UCB_Xtro_10.0, whole genome shotgun sequence genome. Coding sequences within it:
- the u2af2 gene encoding splicing factor U2AF 65 kDa subunit isoform 2 (isoform 2 is encoded by transcript variant 2) gives rise to the protein MSDFDEFERQLNENKQERDKENRHRKRSHSRSRSRDRKRRSRSRDRRGREQRSGSRDRRRRSRSPRHEKKKKIRKYWDVPPPGFEHITPMQYKAMQAAGQIPATALLPTMTPDGLAVTPTPVPVVGSQMTRQARRLYVGNIPFGITEEAMMDFFNAQMRLGGLTQAPGNPVLAVQINQDKNFAFLEFRSVDETTQAMAFDGIIFQGQSLKIRRPHDYQPLPGMSENPSVYVPGVVSTVVPDSAHKLFIGGLPNYLNDDQVKELLTSFGPLKAFNLVKDSATGLSKGYAFCEYVDINVTDQAIAGLNGMQLGDKKLLVQRASVGAKNATLSTINQTPVTLQVPGLMSSQVQMGGHPTEVLCLMNMVLPEELLDDDEYEEIVEDVRDECGKYGAVKSIEIPRPVDGVEVPGCGKIFVEFTSVFDCQKAMQGLTGRKFANRVVVTKYCDPDGYHRRDFW
- the u2af2 gene encoding splicing factor U2AF 65 kDa subunit isoform 1 (isoform 1 is encoded by transcript variant 1), whose product is MSDFDEFERQLNENKQERDKENRHRKRSHSRSRSRDRKRRSRSRDRRGREQRSGSRDRRRRSRSPRHEKKKKIRKYWDVPPPGFEHITPMQYKAMQAAGQIPATALLPTMTPDGLAVTPTPVPVVGSQMTRQARRLYVGNIPFGITEEAMMDFFNAQMRLGGLTQAPGNPVLAVQINQDKNFAFLEFRSVDETTQAMAFDGIIFQGQSLKIRRPHDYQPLPGMSENPSVYVPGVVSTVVPDSAHKLFIGGLPNYLNDDQVTMESLSLWVKELLTSFGPLKAFNLVKDSATGLSKGYAFCEYVDINVTDQAIAGLNGMQLGDKKLLVQRASVGAKNATLSTINQTPVTLQVPGLMSSQVQMGGHPTEVLCLMNMVLPEELLDDDEYEEIVEDVRDECGKYGAVKSIEIPRPVDGVEVPGCGKIFVEFTSVFDCQKAMQGLTGRKFANRVVVTKYCDPDGYHRRDFW